In Oryza brachyantha chromosome 1, ObraRS2, whole genome shotgun sequence, the following are encoded in one genomic region:
- the LOC102706908 gene encoding transcription factor MYB73-like translates to MGRKKGSWSSEEDALLTRLVGQHGPHRWSLISAAIPGRSGKSCRLRWCNQLSPAVHHRPFTPQEDALLAAAHARLGNKWATIARLLPGRTDNSVKNHWNSNLRRCLRRQAKLAASSATATTNLQLQLRPEYVLDDGDEPPAIPDPETSLTLSLSLSLPGESAAVVAQAAGTGRLMVVNALRQMVREEVAYSLMHMAAAYTKSNGPN, encoded by the coding sequence ATGGGCAGGAAGAAGGGGTCGTGGAGTAGCGAAGAGGACGCACTGCTGACGAGGCTGGTGGGCCAACACGGCCCCCACCGCTGGAGCCTCATCAGCGCCGCCATCCCCGGACGCTCCGGCAAGTCCTGCCGCCTCCGCTGGTGCAACCAGCTCAGCCCCGCCGTCCACCACCGCCCCTTCACCCCGCAAGAGgacgccctcctcgccgccgcccatgccCGCCTCGGGAACAAGTGGGCCACCatcgcgcgcctcctccccggccGCACCGACAACTCTGTCAAGAACCACTGGAACTCCAACCTCCGGAGGTGCCTCCGCCGCCAAGCCAAATTAGCCGCCTCTTCAGCAACCGCCACCACCAACCTGCAGCTGCAGTTGCGACCAGAGTACGTgctggacgacggcgacgagccccCCGCCATCCCGGACCCGGAGACATCGCTAACACTGagccttagcctatccttgccCGGGGAATCTGCTGCTGTGGtggcgcaggcggcgggcaCCGGGCGGCTGATGGTGGTGAATGCCCTGCGACAGATGGTGAGGGAAGAGGTGGCATACTCACTCATGCATATGGCCGCCGCCTACACCAAGTCCAACGGCCCAAATTAA